The genomic segment ACGTCGCGCTCCTCGTACGCTCGGTCCAGCCACGCGAACGCCCGGTCCCGATCGCCCAGGGCGCCGAACACGATCGCGATGTGGGTCCCCCCTACGTAGGCGGCGTCGGCCCGCTGCTCGAGCTCGGCGACCAATAGCTCGGCGTCGGCGCGCCGGCCGGCCCGGGCGTAGGCGTACCCGAGCGCGCCCAGAGCCATCGGCAGGCGGTCGGAGAGCCTGGTCGCCTCCTCGCAAGCCTCCGCCGCGCTGTCATACAGTCCCTTGCCGGCCAACGCCTGGCACAGCAGCCAGTGGCCTTGCCAGAAGTCCGGGAAGAACTGGAGACCCGCCCGGCTCAGCTCGATCGCCTGGTCGAAGTCGCGCATGTAGTTGAGGACCACTACCGGTCTGAACGAGGCGAACGGGACCATCCTGTCCAGGGAGGCGCCCCTTTCGACAACGGCCAGCGCTTCGGCGTAGCGGCCCGCGACCGATAGGACCTCGGCCAGGAAGTAGCCTGCGCGGCTCGGGTTGAGCTCGATGGCCCGTCGCGCTAGCCGCTCCGACTCGTCCCAGTCCCACTCCCAGTAGAATTGGACCGCGGCCAGCACATTGTGCGCGTGGGCGTTCGTGCTGTCGAAGCGCAGGGCGGCTCTCGCCAGCTCTGTAACGCGGGGCATGACTTCGGACGGCCGCCCCAGCCCGAAGAAGGCCGCGGAACCATAGGCTTCCGCCAGGGCAGCGTAGGCGGGCGCGAAGGTGGAGTCGATTTCGATCGCCTGACGAAAGTACCTCCGCGCCAACTCGAACCCCTCCCTGGACCTCAGCTCCACGTTGAACTGACCCAGGGCGAAGGCGTCGTAGGCTTCGGGGTCCACCGGTCCGCCCGCCGCGAGACGAGCGCCTTCGTCCCGGGTCAGCTCGATGCCCAGCTCCTCGGCGATCGAAAGCGCGACCTCGCTGCTGACCTCGTACACGCCTCCCAGGGGGCTGCGGTAGCTCGCCGTCCAGAGCTGCCGTTCCGGTGACGCCTCAACGAGCGTCGCCGTGATCGCGATGCTGTCGCCGTCCATGATCACGGAACCCTCCACGAGGGCGTCGACCTCGAGCTCGCGCGCTATCTCGGGGATGGGCGCGTCCGTGTTCCGATAGCGCGCGACCGAGGTGCGCGAGATCACGCCGAGGGATCCGATCTTGCCGAGCTCGGCGATCAGCGCGTCGTGCACCCCGTTGACGATGTGCTGGTGCTCGGCGTCGCCGGTGAGATTGGTCAGCGGCAGCACGGCGAGCCTCTCTATACGGGGACCTTGTCCGCTCGGGGGGCGGGTCGAGAGCCAGATGCCGCCGGCCAGCACGGCTACGACGGCCGGGACGGCGACTGTGGGCCGGCGTAGCGCGCGCCAGACCGCGGCGCCGCTCGGGACCCGGCGCCCACGCCCGACGGCGGGCGGCGGCTCCCGGATCGCCACGTCCGGGGATCCTCCCCGCCGCAAGGACCGCAGGTCGTCGAGCAGGTCCTCGGCGCTCCGGTAGCGGCCATCCGGCGTCTTGCACAGGAGCTTGTCGACGACCCACGCCACATCTTCCGGCAGATCGCTCCGCAGCGAGGACGGCGGGTCGGGGTCAGCGTGCAGGATCTTCTGGATCAGCGACGCCTGATCGTCCTCCCAGAAAGGTCTGACGCCGGTGAGCATCTCGTACAGCACGACGCCCAGCGACCACAGGTCCGTGCGCCCATCCAGTCGCGCCCCCGTCGCCTGCTCGGGACTCATGTACGCCACGGTGCCCGGTCGAACCCCTTCCTGCGTGACGTCTTCTCCCGCCGCCTTGGCCACGCCGAAGTCCAGGAGCTTGACCTCGCCGCGCTCGGTCAGCAGCACGTTCGACGGCTTCACGTCGCGGTGGACGATCTCGCTGTCGTGAGCTTCGTGGAGCCCCGCGGCGATCTGCGTCGCGATCTCGACCACCCTCTCTACGGGAAGCGGGCCCCGGCGGATGAGCTCGTCGAGGGTCTCGCCTTCGTACAGGGCGAACGCCATGTAGAGCTGCCCCTCCTCGGTTTCGTCGGTCTCGTAGAGGGTCGCGATGTTGGGGTGATCGAGCGCGGCGATGGCCCTGGCCTCCGACATGAAGCGCCGCTTCGCCTGGCGTCCGACTCCCAGGTAGGGCGGGAGCACCTTGAGCGCCACGCGTCGGCCCAGGCGCGTGTCCTCGGCCAGGTAGACCACCCCCATGCCACCCCGGCCGATCTCCCGGACCAGGCGGAAGGGCCCTACCTGTCGGCCCTCGACATCGTTGGGCGCCAAGGCTTCGAGGGCTTCGTCCAGCAGGCTCGCGGGCTCGTCGAAGCGAGGCCCGGCCCGGGCGTGCGCCTCGAGCAACGCTTCGACGTCAGACCGCAGCGCGTGGTCATCGGCGCACGCCGAGGCGAGAAAGGCGGGTCGCTCGTCGGGCGGGGTCTCCAGCGCGGCCCCCAGTACCGCGTCGATCCTCCGCCAGCGCTCCGGATCCAGGTCGCTAGGCTTCATGTATCTCCCGGACGAGCCAGGCCTTGGCCTTCTCCCACGCTCGGTCCACCGTGCGCGGCGCGACCCGGAGGGCGGCGGCGGTCTCGGCCACGGTCAGCCCTCCGAAGAAGCGGCACTCCACCACCCTGCACAGGCGTTCGTCGAAGCGCTCCAGGCGTCCCAGCGCCTCGTCCAGCTCGATCAGTTCCTCGGCCCGGTCATCCGACGCCGGCGCCGCGTCGCCTAGCGAGATCCTGCGCCAACCCCCCCCTCGCTTCTGCGTCCTCCGGCTCCTCGCGTGATCGACCACGATGTGGCGCATGGCGGTCGCCGCGAGCGCCAGATAGTGGGCGCGATCGTCGACGTCGACCCGGCTCTGGTCCACGAGCTTCAGGTACGCCTCGTGGAGCAGGCCGGTCGTCCGCAGCGTCGCTCCGCCGCGGCGTGCCAGCTCCCGGTGCGCGATGGCGTGGAGCTCGTCGTACAGCCTCGCCGTCAAGCGGTCGTGGGCGCCGCGATCCCCTTCCCGCATGGCCAGCAGCAGCTCGGTGGTGTCGTCGGAGGATCGCATGAGTCGGCGCGGCCCGGGTTGGCTATGGCGTGATCCGCGGCTCCTTCTCGTCTCCCCAAGTAGATGACCGTGGAGAACGCGGCCGAGGAATTCGCCGCCCTACCATCGAAACGTCCACGGTCGGCGGGTTGACCACAAGGAGGATCTCATGACCGCCATTGCCAAGCTCCGCACGATTTCGTCGGGCGCTGCCGTCTGTCTGGCCGCGCTGACGGCGAACGCGTGCGGCGATGGGGATCCCGCGGGGCCCGACGCCGCGCCGCACGACGAAGCCGGACAAGTCGTCGCCACCAGTCACGTCCCGGGCCCGCTGCCGTTCATGGGCACCGTTCGCGCCACGGAGCAGGTTCCGGGCGCCCCGACGGACGACTGCGATCTCGTCCTGCATACGGTACTGGAGGGCGAGCTGACCCACCTCGGAAGCTTCACCGGCGTGGGGGAGACCTGCGGCTTCAACGTGCGGCCCAACGAGGAGGAGCTGCCCGAGGAGTTTCCTGACGACCCGGGGATCGGTCCACCGCTTTACCTGGTCATCGACTTCACGCTCGTGCAAACCTACACGGCCGCAGACGGAGACGTACTGGAGGTCTCCGGAGTGGGGGTGCGGGCGCAGGGTCAGTTCGGCGCTGCGCTCGTCGGCAACGGTATCGTCGAGGGCGGCACGGGACGCTTCGCCGGGGCCACGGGGGAGTTCGACGTGTTCGGCGTCAACGGAGAGGTCGGCTACGACGGGTGGATCGACTACGACGCCTCGAGTTAGCCACGACGACCCAGTACGGTCCGGGCCGGTCACGAGGGGCCGACCCGGACCCCCAGCTCCAGCTGCCGCCCCGGGAACGCGGCGGCGGCCTGTCCGAAGAGCGGCGACCCGACGATTGTCGGCACCGAGTTGGGGAGGCCGTTGGTCGTATTGAAGAGGTTGTAGACGTTGAGCGCGAGCCCGATGCGCGCCCGGCCCGACGTCAGCGCGCTCCACGTCAGGCCGACGTCCGTCCGGAAGAAGTCGGGGCCCCGTCGCGCGTTCCTACCCTCGCCCGGTGGGCGATCGTTCGTGCGATCGAGGTCTCCGTTGTCGTCCCGCCCGGTGATGGCGGTGAACGGCCGGGCCGACGCGTATATCACCTTCGCCGCGACCGTGACATCGAGCGGGAGGCCGATCCCGCCGGTGGCGACCACGCGATGTCGCTCGTCCCACGCCGCCGGTCCCCACTCTCCGTCCAGGTCCAGGACGTCCGGATCATTCTGGGGGACGTCCGCGCCCCAGTTGTCGTTGGTGTTCTTTCTGTCGGCGAGCGTGTAGCCCACGTTCACCCAGCCCCGCGGGAACGCCTTTCGCATTTCCACGAGCAGCATCTTCGCGTCCGCACGCCCCGCGCTCACCATCTGCAAGATCTGCGCGAACTCAGGGTGTCGCGGCGCGCCCCCTTCGATGGGGTTGAGGTTGCGCTCCAGGAGGAGGTTCCTTCCCTGTACGAACAGCCCGTCGATCCGGATGATGACCTCGCCCGGGAGGCTGTGCTCGATTCCCAGGGAAGACTGGCGCGTCATCGCGGTCTCGATCTCAGCCGATGTCCACACGACCGGTGGCACGGTGTCCGGGTCGATCATGAGCTCGTCGATCGCCGTAGTCGCCGGGTTGAACACCTGTACCACCGGCACGCCCGAGCTCCGCTCCAGCGCCACCTGCGGAGCCGCGATGCTGGCGTCATAGAAGATCCCGAACCCGCCGCGCACCACGGTTCGACCGCCGCCGGTCGGATCCCATGCGAAGCCGATCCGGGGGGCGAGGTTGTCCTTGTCGATCGACCGCGGAAACGTGGGGATGAACGACACCTGGCCGGCGAAAGGGGAAACGAAGTCCTGGTTCGTGCCGTTCGTCTCGATGTCGTAGCGAAGGCCGAGAGCGAGCGTAAGCCCGGGGGTGGGACTCCAGTCGTCCTGT from the Gemmatimonadota bacterium genome contains:
- a CDS encoding protein kinase; the protein is MKPSDLDPERWRRIDAVLGAALETPPDERPAFLASACADDHALRSDVEALLEAHARAGPRFDEPASLLDEALEALAPNDVEGRQVGPFRLVREIGRGGMGVVYLAEDTRLGRRVALKVLPPYLGVGRQAKRRFMSEARAIAALDHPNIATLYETDETEEGQLYMAFALYEGETLDELIRRGPLPVERVVEIATQIAAGLHEAHDSEIVHRDVKPSNVLLTERGEVKLLDFGVAKAAGEDVTQEGVRPGTVAYMSPEQATGARLDGRTDLWSLGVVLYEMLTGVRPFWEDDQASLIQKILHADPDPPSSLRSDLPEDVAWVVDKLLCKTPDGRYRSAEDLLDDLRSLRRGGSPDVAIREPPPAVGRGRRVPSGAAVWRALRRPTVAVPAVVAVLAGGIWLSTRPPSGQGPRIERLAVLPLTNLTGDAEHQHIVNGVHDALIAELGKIGSLGVISRTSVARYRNTDAPIPEIARELEVDALVEGSVIMDGDSIAITATLVEASPERQLWTASYRSPLGGVYEVSSEVALSIAEELGIELTRDEGARLAAGGPVDPEAYDAFALGQFNVELRSREGFELARRYFRQAIEIDSTFAPAYAALAEAYGSAAFFGLGRPSEVMPRVTELARAALRFDSTNAHAHNVLAAVQFYWEWDWDESERLARRAIELNPSRAGYFLAEVLSVAGRYAEALAVVERGASLDRMVPFASFRPVVVLNYMRDFDQAIELSRAGLQFFPDFWQGHWLLCQALAGKGLYDSAAEACEEATRLSDRLPMALGALGYAYARAGRRADAELLVAELEQRADAAYVGGTHIAIVFGALGDRDRAFAWLDRAYEERDVALVHLDVNPAFDPLRSDARFDVLLERIGLERR
- a CDS encoding ECF-type sigma factor, which produces MRSSDDTTELLLAMREGDRGAHDRLTARLYDELHAIAHRELARRGGATLRTTGLLHEAYLKLVDQSRVDVDDRAHYLALAATAMRHIVVDHARSRRTQKRGGGWRRISLGDAAPASDDRAEELIELDEALGRLERFDERLCRVVECRFFGGLTVAETAAALRVAPRTVDRAWEKAKAWLVREIHEA